The Pirellulales bacterium DNA window CAAAACACATCGAGCGTGGCATATTCGTTGCCAAGCCCCCAATCGGCTATGGCATACGAGAGATAGGTCGGCGGATACGTGAGTGCATACGTGCCCAAGCTCGAAGTGGGCGAGCCGAGAAATTGATGCGGATTCCAGGTGGAAAACGTGCCATCGTGAAACATACTCCGACATCCGTGCAGCACGACGGGCAAAAACTGCGATAGATTGTCGTCCTGGACAAAATAGTAGGGCTGCCGTAATTCCATGGCGGCCAATAATCCGGCGACGAAAACTAAGCCCACCAACAGCCAGCGTCGGCAGCCAATACGCGACCAACCGTCGACTTCGGCAGTGTGAACGAATATCGTCGCCTGCGAGTTGTCTAAATGGACGCCCAGCAGGCCCTCGACGAATCGTTGGACGAATTTCAATTGCCCGGCCAGCCACACCAGCGCCAACAGCACAGCAAAGATAACAAATCCCCAGGTCAGTTGCTTGCTGACTCCGCCTACTGGCGAGGCTTTTACAGCTACAAACAATGCAGCGACCAGCCACAAGTCGCGCAAGTGGCGGAACGGTCGAGTGGTGAGCACTGTCGATGGCGAAGAAAGCGATTGCATAGAAATATCGAGCCAAATGGCGAAATCGACGAGAGGGGCGATGAGGTTTGTACCGTCATTCAAGTCATCAGGGCAAGGGAATTTGGGTGGGTTGCCCTCGTTTTGACCCCAGATGCTAGCACAACTGCCCTTGCTCGAATCGCGACATTTTGCGAGAGTTTTCGCCGCTTTTCGCGATATCGCTTCGAAGCGGGCCTTGTTGTCATGGAACGGCCAGTGTCGGAAGAAGTCGAAAGAACCGTCAGGCGAGGTTGGCTGTGGGCAGCCGTCGTTGGCATTGCGCTGACGATCTCAGGCTGCAATCTGCCAAATTGGCGCGGAGGTAATTTCCGCGACGATTTGGCCAAATGGGGAGAAGAGGAGCATCGCCCCGGCACGCCTACGCCACTCTGGGGCGCTAGTGAGCAAGCGCGGCAAGTAGAGCGAAACCTGGGAGCGGATTAAAACTGCGAGGCGAAACCTGCATTTGAGCATTGCGGGCAGTCGCGACACGCTGCGAGGCCATTCAAAGAAGCGTTTCCAAATCGGAGTTATGCCCGTCAGAAAGCAGCGGAGAATCGCTCGCTGGCAGTCGCGGCTCTGGATTCAATGGATGAATCTTGACTACACGATCACCGATCATCGCAGCGGTAAAACCGACCGGATCATCGCGCTCGCGACAGCGCTTGAGCATTGCTGAATAATCGCCCGCCATGCCGCACAGTTCGAACAATGTCGGCGCGAAACCCGTCGTGCTTTCGCTCGATGGAATGAGCTTTGCCAGAGCTTGGGCCGCTTCGGCGTAGCGCCTTAGTCGCACCAACAGCACCACCCATGTTTCAGCAGGCATGGTACCGATTTCACCGACCGTTGCGGCTTCGGCCCGCTGGCGAAAATAATTAACCGCCTCTTCGACGTGCGAGCCAAGTTGTGCGGCAAAAAACAAGCGATGAGCTGGGTAGATGTCCACGAATGGCTCGTCGCCGCGGAAATGAAAATTGGCATGCAATCGGCAGCCATACTCGGTTAGCTCGAGCGCCAGGCGCAACACTTCGGGCTCTTCGATGATTCGAGCCGCTCGTACCACCGATGCCAAATGGGTGGCATCAATGTGATAGCTGAATTCACCGAATAGCCAATCGCGACCTGCGATCATTTCACCAAGCATTGCAAAGTCCGCTGCCCGGTTCTCTTCAGTTTCAATATGGCGGCGGACATTTTCAGTTATTTCGCGGTGCAAATGCGTCACGAGGAGTGCCGCCGCCGGTTGCCGAACCGATAATGACCGTCCGGCCAAAACCGAATCGAAGGCCGTAATGGCGTTGCATGTGCCAAAACGGTCGAGGACCATGCGAAGTCCCAACTCCGGCGCGACACCTTCGTGCAGTAAAATTTCGATCAGCGGCTCGGCGTTTTCTTCGGTTGGTGTGATTTTTTCGAGAGCCGCCGCCACCGATTCATTCTCGCCAAGGGGCCGCAGGTACATCCAAGCTTCGCGCAATTGGCCTCGTTCCAAGAACTTCCAGCCCACTTCGCGGCAGGCATCAAGATATGCCTGCTCAATTTTGCCGCGTAGCGGTTCTTGCAACTCGTCAAGCGAATTCCGCATCGCGACGGGCAACCGATGCTTGATGCGCGATTGCATGAGCCGAGCGTCGAATAGCTCGTGCCACCGTCCGTCGGCCTTTAGGCGATCGCACAGCAGAGCCAGGGCAAGTTCAACTCTGCCCGATTGAACCAGATGGTGAATATGGTCGTACATGCGAGATGTCGCCGCCGGTAAAACGCAGGTGAGAATCTGGCACTCACTATCGTACCGAGCGGGCCGTGCAAATTCCACGAGAAGCTGCACCGACGCCCTAGTTTCTCCGCCGCAAGTTTGGGTACGATCACAAACATGGACTCCGCATTAACCAATTCGGGCAGACTGCGCATTGCTGCCTTCGAGAATCGCCGCGCGGTCGAACTGTCATCGCTCATTGAACAATTCGGCGGAATTCCGCTCATCGCGGCCGCCATGCGAGAGGCCGCGCCCGCCAAAAACCCTGAGGCCGTCGACTTTGCGAACCGCGTCATGACCGGCCAGGTTGACACGATCATTTTTACCACGGAAGGCGGCGTCCGGCGGTTAGTCGAGCAAGTCGAGCGTCACGTCGATCGGCAGCGATTTCTAATGGCGATCTCCGATGTCGTTACGATTTCGCGCGGCCCCAAGCCCGCGGCAGCACTGCGCCAATTTGGCATTCTTCCAACTTATATTACCGCTGAACCGCACACTTGGCGAGAAATCTTGCAGACGGTCGATCACTATGTCTCTCTGGCCAATCTAACCGTCGGATTGCAAGAGCACGGCGAACCGAACGCTAGTTTGCTCGCTGGATTGGAAGCACGCGGCGCAGCGGTGATCAACTTGAAGTTGTACCGTTGGGAATTGCCCAATGATACTGCGCCTCTGGAAGCAGTGCTGAGGCAAACAGCTCGTGGGGAAATCGACGTCATACTGTTCACTTCCGGCCAACAAGCGACCAATATCCTGAACGTTGCCGAACGTCACAATTTCGCCGATCAACTGCGTCAAGGCATCCGTTCGGCTGTCGTTGGTTCCATCGGTCCCAGCACCAGCGCGATGTTGCGGCAACTCGATTTATCCGTGGATGCACAGCCCGACCATGCCACGATGTCGGCGCTTGTCGAAACGGTTGCAACGCGCGCCGCCGGATTGTTGGCGAAGAAGCGTTGGCTATCGAATGCAATTCCTGCCACGGCAAAATCCACAACGATTGCGGAAACGAAACTAGCCAGTGCGTTGGACGTCAGCGATCCGGCCTATCAAAGCGCGTTCCTTAAAGCCTGCCGCAGCGAAGCCGTGCCGTACACGCCGATTTGGCTGATGCGTCAAGCCGGCAGATATATGCCCGAATATCGGGCGGTTCGCGAAAAGGTCGGTTTTCTTGAACTTTGCAAGGATCCCGCCCTTTGCGCCGAGGTAATGATCACTGCAGTGAAGCGGTTGGGGGTCGATGCCGCGATCATCTTTTCCGATCTGCTGCCAATTCTGGAACCGATGGGCCTCGAGTTGGAATTCGCAGCGGGAGAAGGTCCGGTAATTCACAATCCCGTGCGCGAAGCGCGCGATGTCGATCGCGTGCTGGAACTGGAAAGTGTCGAATCTCTCAGTTTTGCAATGGAAGCGGTGCGTCTCACTCGCGAAGGTTTGCCGCGCGGCCTGCCGGTGATCGGCTTTGCCGGCGCCCCGTTCACATTGGCAAGCTATGTGATCGAAGGTGGAGCGAGCAGAAACTTCTTGCATACGAAAACGCTGATGTACCGCGACAGCGGCGCATGGACCGTGCTGATGAGCCGTTTGTCCCGCGCCATTACGCGGTATCTCAACGCTCAAATTGCCGCCGGCGCCCATTGCGTGCAACTATTCGATAGCTGGGTCGGCTGCCTCAGCCCCGACGATTACCGCCGCTTCGTCCTGCCGCACGTAAAGTGCATCATCGAGGGCCTCATTCCAGGCATTCCGGTCATCAATTTCGCTACTGGCAATCCTGCGCTTATCCCACTGCAAACCGAAGCCGGCGGCAGCGTGGTCGGCATCGATTGGCGAATTCGCCTCGATGATGCCTGGCGAGCGGTCGGCCACGACCGCGCCATTCAGGGAAATTTGGAACCTGCCGTGCTGTTTGCTGACCGAAATGAGCTACGCCGGCGGGCCAAGGAAATCCTGGACCAAGCCGCCAGCCGCCCTGGACACATCTTCAACCTCGGCCACGGCATCTTGCCGCAAACGCCAGTCGATCACGCGGTAGCCCTGGTCGACGCCGTGCATGAACTGAGCGCGAAGTAGCCCAGTGATACAGAATTGTGCCCGTGAGTTTCATTGCAAATCCGACAAACTCGATTCGCCGCCTGACCGGGTGGCGATCTCCTTCCAAATCACGCCGTTCACGCCATCGGGAATGAAATGGACCGCCCCGTCGGCCAACAACGCGTTGACTCCGCCATTGTGATAACTTCGAGCGGCTCGCCAGCCATAAGCGGCATACAGCTCAGTAATCGGCGCAGTAACCAGCGCGGCCATGCAGTCGAACTCGGGCGCGTTTGGCGTCCCGTGGTGATTATAAAGCGCGCAGCGATACTCCCCGCTCACCCACGCGAAACCGGCAGGATCCTGATAGTTCCAAGAAGTGCTCACGGCATTGCACGAATTTTCGGTCAGCGGCACTGATTGCGAGAAGGCGTACGCAGTTTTGGGAGCTACTTGCGAGCGCTGACGGATGCCTGCAATGACTTCGCCCAGCGTGCCTTCCGAAAATGCAATCGTCTTACTAGCACCATCCGTGATGTCGGCAAGACTCGTTCGCGAATTCACATAAAATAGGCCGTCCGTTTCGAAGGGTGTTCCGCCGCCAATGCCAGTGCCGGAACATGCCGCGTAATTTGTCGGTCCAAAGCTGTCGCGGAGCCGCGTTTCTTTGTCGCTCGGACAAAGAAATTCTGGTAACAGTAGCTTCACGACGGCTTGATTCTGACTCGATTGAAATAAGTTGCCTGTAATCGAGTAAAGCGGAAGATTAAAGTCTAGGCCATGGTGAGCTGCCGATTGTTCCAGGTACGGCGTCAGATGAGCCAGCGCCGACCAGCGGAAAAAATTATGCGGTGTAAACGGCAATAGATTGTACGGCTTCGAATCGGCACCAACGGGAAATTTCTTCTTGACGGCTACGTGATTGTGCAGCGCCATGCCGATTTGCCGCAAATTGTTGGCACACTTGGTTCGGCGCGCCGATTCGCGCGCGGCTTGGATCGCAGGCAGCAACAACGCGATCAGCAGCCCGATGATTGCAATGACGATCAACAACTCAACGAGCGTGAAGCCCCGG harbors:
- the hemE gene encoding uroporphyrinogen decarboxylase — translated: MDSALTNSGRLRIAAFENRRAVELSSLIEQFGGIPLIAAAMREAAPAKNPEAVDFANRVMTGQVDTIIFTTEGGVRRLVEQVERHVDRQRFLMAISDVVTISRGPKPAAALRQFGILPTYITAEPHTWREILQTVDHYVSLANLTVGLQEHGEPNASLLAGLEARGAAVINLKLYRWELPNDTAPLEAVLRQTARGEIDVILFTSGQQATNILNVAERHNFADQLRQGIRSAVVGSIGPSTSAMLRQLDLSVDAQPDHATMSALVETVATRAAGLLAKKRWLSNAIPATAKSTTIAETKLASALDVSDPAYQSAFLKACRSEAVPYTPIWLMRQAGRYMPEYRAVREKVGFLELCKDPALCAEVMITAVKRLGVDAAIIFSDLLPILEPMGLELEFAAGEGPVIHNPVREARDVDRVLELESVESLSFAMEAVRLTREGLPRGLPVIGFAGAPFTLASYVIEGGASRNFLHTKTLMYRDSGAWTVLMSRLSRAITRYLNAQIAAGAHCVQLFDSWVGCLSPDDYRRFVLPHVKCIIEGLIPGIPVINFATGNPALIPLQTEAGGSVVGIDWRIRLDDAWRAVGHDRAIQGNLEPAVLFADRNELRRRAKEILDQAASRPGHIFNLGHGILPQTPVDHAVALVDAVHELSAK
- a CDS encoding DUF1559 domain-containing protein; translation: MRCIDRHFKLHRTPASLLLRRGFTLVELLIVIAIIGLLIALLLPAIQAARESARRTKCANNLRQIGMALHNHVAVKKKFPVGADSKPYNLLPFTPHNFFRWSALAHLTPYLEQSAAHHGLDFNLPLYSITGNLFQSSQNQAVVKLLLPEFLCPSDKETRLRDSFGPTNYAACSGTGIGGGTPFETDGLFYVNSRTSLADITDGASKTIAFSEGTLGEVIAGIRQRSQVAPKTAYAFSQSVPLTENSCNAVSTSWNYQDPAGFAWVSGEYRCALYNHHGTPNAPEFDCMAALVTAPITELYAAYGWRAARSYHNGGVNALLADGAVHFIPDGVNGVIWKEIATRSGGESSLSDLQ